A stretch of Lactuca sativa cultivar Salinas chromosome 6, Lsat_Salinas_v11, whole genome shotgun sequence DNA encodes these proteins:
- the LOC111891238 gene encoding uncharacterized protein LOC111891238 isoform X2, with protein sequence MRLSAFSALSYFHNHHLFQIFNGPQWYTLRGGSQTYIKKIKEELSSSGCQIRTGCAIKSVSRRDDGCLLLCEDGSKERFGGCIIDADTHQTLRLLGEEATNEERRIFGAFNYVYSDVFLHNDISLMPRNRTTWSALNFLGTKDNKVCLTYWLNVLQNIDENELPFLVTVNPSRTPKSTLHKWSLGLSIPSVAATKAVLELAYIQGKRRIWFCGGYQGHGILKDGVKAGMVAANGILKRTCEILNNPKTMVPSLMEIGARSLVVGFLQEFIAIGTLILLEEGGATFTFEGTRKKDSIKVYVKVQNPRFYWTLATEDELGLIGAYIKGDFSFVDKTNGLLNLIVILIVNYELKNYSSMSYKRGWWTPMFSTAIIASAKYFCHHVLMHNSVTQARRNISHHYDLSNEFFSLFLDETMSYSCALFKSEDEDFKAAQMRKVSSLIQKARVDKYHHVLEIGFGWGSFAIEIVKQTGCKYTGITLSEEQLKYAETKVKEAGLEDQIKFLLCDYRQLPDTAKYDRIISCEMIEHVGHKYHEKFFGCCDSVLAEDGILVLQFTSVPDGRYDDYQRSPGFIKEYIFPGLCIPSLTRLTSAMAASSRLCVEHVENIGAHYYQTLRHWRKNLMQNQSKILALGFNQEFIRTFECYFDYAAAAFKTKTIGNYQVVFSRPGNVATFGDPYKAIISAY encoded by the exons GTTGTTTACTTCTATGTGAGGATGGCTCTAAAGAAAGGTTTGGTGGATGCATAATAGATGCGGATACCCATCAAACTCTGAGATTGTTGGGGGAAGAAGCTACCAATGAAGAAAGAAGAATATTTGGGGCTTTTAATTATGTATACAG TGACGTTTTTCTACACAATGACATAAGTCTAATGCCTCGAAACCGCACAACATGGAGTGCACTGAATTTTCTTGGAACTAAGGATAACAAAGTGTGCTTAACGTACTGGTTAAATGTGCTCCAG AATATTGATGAAAATGAGCTTCCTTTTCTAGTCACTGTCAATCCTTCTCGAACACCAAAAAGTACATTGCATAAATGGTCACTAGGACTGTCAATTCCATCAGTTGCAGCAACAAAGGCTGTTCTTGAGCTTGCTTACATCCAAGGGAAGCGAAGAATTTGGTTTTGTGGAGGATACCAAG gTCATGGGATCCTTAAGGATGGTGTGAAG GCGGGTATGGTAGCGGCAAATGGAATTCTTAAAAGGACTTGTGAAATTCTGAACAACCCGAAAACTATGGTACCATCTTTGATGGAAATTGGTGCGAGGTCACTTGTTGTTGGGTTCCTTCAAGAATTTATTGCTATTGGCACCTTAAT TTTATTGGAAGAAGGCGGCGCAACATTCACATTCGAAGGAACAAGGAAGAAGGACTCTATAAAAGTTTATGTGAAAGTTCAAAATCCTCGATTTTATTGGACG CTTGCTACAGAAGACGAGTTAGGTCTGATTGGCGCATACATTAAAGGGGACTTCTCTTTTGTTGATAAAACAAATGGCCTTTTAAACTTGATAGTG ATTCTCATTGTAAACTATGAGCTAAAAAATTATTCCTCGATGTCTTACAAAAG AGGTTGGTGGACACCAATGTTTTCAACAGCGATAATAGCATCTGCAAAGTATTTCTGTCATCATGTTTTGATGCATAACTCTGTTACTCAAGCACGTAGGAACATATCTCATCACTATGATTTG AGTAACGAGTTTTTTTCCCTATTCCTTGACGAGACTATGTCATACTCATGTGCATTATTCAAG AGTGAAGATGAAGACTTCAAAGCCGCACAAATGAGAAAAGTATCTTCGTTAATTCAAAAG GCAAGAGTTGATAAGTACCACCACGTTCTTGAGATAGGATTTGGTTGGGGAAGTTTCGCTATTGAAATAGTGAAACAAACTGGATGTAAATACACAGGCATCACCCTTTCTGAAGAGCAACTCAAATACGCAGAAACTAAAGTGAAGGAAGCTGGCCTAGAG GACCAAATCAAATTTCTACTATGTGACTACAGGCAATTGCCTGACACTGCCAAATATGATAGAATTATATCCTG TGAAATGATAGAACATGTCGGACATAAATATCATGAAAAGTTTTTTGGATGCTGTGACTCAGTATTGGCAGAGGATGGGATTTTAGTCCTGCAG TTCACTTCAGTGCCAGACGGAAGATATGATGATTACCAAAGGAGCCCAGGGTTCATTAAAGAATACATATTTCCTGGACTATGCATACCTTCACTTACTAGATTAACATCAGCTATGGCTGCATCATCTAGACTTTG TGTGGAGCATGTGGAAAACATAGGAGCACATTATTATCAAACACTCAGACACTGGAggaaaaacttaatgcaaaaccAAAG CAAAATACTTGCGTTGGGCTTCAACCAAGAATTCATCCGTACATTCGAGTGCTATTTTGATTATGCAGCTGCTGCCTTTAAGACCAAGACAATTGGGAACTACCAG GTTGTGTTCTCAAGGCCGGGAAACGTTGCCACATTTGGAGATCCTTACAAGGCTATTATTTCAGCTTATTGA